The region CGGCGGACTCCGCGAGCTCGCCGGTGGCGTGACGGCGCCATTCCTCGTCACTGCCCTCGGGGCGGCTGTAGATGCTGACGGGGCGGCGGCCGGTGCTCTCGGGGGCGCCGACGGCCACCTGGAGGCGGACGGCGCCGTCGCTGCCGAGCAGCAGCGGCTCGGTGAGGACGAGTTCGGAAACGCCGGGCGCGCCGACGTGGTGCGCGGCGGTGAGGGCCAGTTCGAGCAGGCCGGTGCCGGGGACGAGGACCGATCCGAAGGCAGCGTGACCGGCCAGCCAGGGGTGCTCGGTGAGGGAGATCCGGCCGGTGAAGAGGTGCCCTTCGCCGTCGGCGAGGGAGGTGACGGCACCGAGCCAGGGGTGCTCGGAGACGTCGAGACCGACCCCGCGCACGTCGCCCGAGGTCTTCGGGGCGTCCATCCAGTAGTGGGCGCGCTGGAAGGCGTAGGAGGGGAGCTGTACGAGCCTTCCGGAGTCCAGGACGCGGTCCCAGCCGAGGTCGTGGCCCTGGACGTGGAGCAGGCCGAGGTTCCGCAGGAGCTGGGCCGGCTCGCCGTGCTGGCGGGCGAGGGAGCCGACGACGATGCCGCCGCGCTCCGCGCTGCCGTCGGTCAGCGGCATGGACAGGACGGGGTGGGCGGAGATCTCGACGAACACGCCGTGGCCGTCGTCGAGGAGCTGTTCGAGGGCGCGGTCGAAGCGGACGGGCTCGCGCAGGTTGCGGCACCAGTAGGAGCCGTTCAGGGCGGTGCCGTCGGCTACCTGGCCGGTGACGGTGGAGTAGAAGGCGATGTCCGTGCCGGTCGGGGCGATCCCCTCGAACCCGGCCGCGAGACCGGGCAGCAGGGGGTCCATCTGGGCGTTGTGGGAGGCGTAGTCCACGTTGATCTTGCGGGCGTAGACGTTCCGCTCCGACAGCTCCGCCACGATCTTCACGATCGCCTCGGCCTGACCCGAGATCACCGTCGAACCGGCCGTGTTCACCGCGGCGACGGACAGCGCCTCGCCGTAGGGGGCGATGAGCTCCTCGACCTCGGCCACCGGGCGCTCGATCAAGGCCATACCGCCCTGACCCGCGCAGGCCAGCACCGCCTGGGAGCGCTGGGCGACGATCTGCGAGCCCTGCTCCAGAGTCAGAGCACCGCTCACCACAGCGGCGACCACCTCGCCCTGCGAGTGACCCACCACGGCCGAAGGCTCGACGCCGAGAGACCGCCAGACCGCTGACAGGCCCACCCCCATGGCGAACAGGGCCGGCTGGACCACGTCCACCCGGTCGTACGGCGGGTGATCACCCTCCTCCCCCGCCAGCACCTCACGCACCGACCAACCCGTGAACGGCCGCAACGCGGCATCACACGCCTCGATCATCTCCGCGAAGACCGAATTCTGGGCCAGGAGTTCCCGGCCCATACCGACCCACTGCGAGCCCTGACCCGGGTAGACGAAGACGACCTTGCCGCGCTCCCTCGCGCTCCCGGTCACCACCGCGTCATGCGGCGTACCCTCGGCCAGCGCACGCAGCGCCTCCACCAGGCCCCCGGTCTCAGCCGCGACCACACTGGCCCGCGACTCGAAGTGCGAACGGTGCCGGGCCGCCGTCACCGCCACGTCGGCCAGCGGAACCTCGGGGCGTTCCTCCACCCAGTCCGCCCAGCGGCCCGCCTGCTCCCGCAGCGCGGCCTCGTCACGCCCCGACACGACCACCGGAAGCGGTGCGGCGCCGGTCCGTTCGGCGGGGGCGGCTGCCGACGGGGCCGGGGGCTCCTCGAGGACGATGTGGGCGTTCGTACCGCTCAGGCCGAAGGAGGAGACGCCCGCGCGGCGGATGCGCTCCGCGCCCCGCTCCCACGCACGCGCCTCGTTCAGCAGCTCGAGCCCGCTGTCCTTCCACTCGATGTGCGGGCTGGGCTCCTCGGCGTGCAGGGTCTTCGGGAGCACGCCGTGCTCCAGCGCCAGCACCATCTTGATCACACCGATGACGCCGGCAGCGGCCTGCGCGTGCCCGATGTTCGACTTCGACGAACCGAGGTACACCGGCCGGTTCGCGGCCCGGTGTGGGCCGAAGACCTCGGCCAGGGCGCCCGCCTCGATCGGGTCGCCGAGCGGGGTGCCGGTGCCGTGCGCCTCGATGGCGTCGATGTCGGCGGGGGTCAGGCGGGCCGCTTCCAGCGCGTCGTGGATGACGCGCTGCTGCGAAGGGCCGTTGGGGGCGGTGAGACCCTGGCTGCGGCCGTCCTGGTTGACCGCCGAGCCGCGGATGACGGCCAGGACCGGGTCGCCGTCGCGCTGCGCGGCCGAGAGCTTCTTCAGGACGAGCACGCCCGCGCCCTCGGCCCAGCCGGCGCCGTCCGCGCCGGCCGAGAAGGACTTGCAGCGGCCGTCGGCCGCCATGCCCTTCAGCCGGGAGAACTCCACGAACAGTGCCGGGGTGCTCATCACGGTCACGCCGCCGGCCAGCGCGAGCTCGCACTCGCCCTGGCGCAGGGCCTGGACGGCCAGGTGGATGGAGACGAGGGAGGAGGAGCAGGCGGTGTCGACGGTGACGGCCGGGCCCTGGAGGCCCAGCGTGTAGGAGACGCGGCCGGACACCACGCTGCTCGCGTTGCCCGTGCTGTATCCGTCGAGGGCGTTGAGGTCGTGGCCCTGCTGGTTTCCGTAGTCGGAGCTCATCGTGCCGAGGTAGACGCCCGTACGGCTCTCGCTGAGCGAGTCGGGGCGGACTCCGGCCCGCTCCAGGGCCTCCCACGAGGTTTCCAGGACCAGCCGCTGCTGCGGGTCCATGGAGAGCGCCTCGCGCGGCGAGATGCCGAAGAAGGAGGCGTCGAAGTCCTCGGCTCCGTCGATGAAGCCGCCCTCGCGGGCGTAGCTCTTGCCGACGGCCTCCGGGTCCGGGTCGTAGACGCCCAGGCTGTCCCAGCGGGACGGCAGGCCGCCGACGGCGTCACCGCCGGAGGCGAGCAGCTCCCAGAAGCCCTCGGGGGTGTCGATGCCGCCGGGCAGGCGGCAGGCCATCGACACGACCGCGATCGGTTCCGTACGCGAGGCCCGCTCGGCGTTGAGTTCCTTCTCGGTCTCGACGAGCGCGTTCGCCGTGCGCCGCAGGTAGGCCTCGAGCTTTTCCAGCTTCTCGGATTCGGACGCGCTCATTCGCTCACTCCAAGCTTGCGATCCAGGAACTGAAGGAGGTCATCGGTGCTGTCGCCGCCGAGTTCGGCATCGGTCTCGGCGGCGGCTGCCGCGTCGGGCGTGCCGGCCGCGGCGGAGGCCTTGGCCAGGCCGTCCCGCAGGGCCAGCAGGCCGGCGGCCAGGCCCGGCTCCTCGATTTGTTTCGGTGTCGCGGAACGCAGGAGTTCCACGAGGTTGTCGATCTGGTTCTTCGTCACCCGCTGTCCGGCCCGCGCCGCTCCCCCGGTTCCCAGGGCCAGCTTGTCGAGGAGCAGGCCGGCGACGGCGGTGGGCGTCGGGTAGTCGAAGGCGAGCGTGGACGGCAGCGGGATGCCGGTCTCGGCGGAGAGGCGGCGGCGCAGTTCGACGGCCATCAGGGAGTCCATGCCGAGCTCTTTGAGGACCTGCTGGGCGCCGACGCCCGCGCCGTCGGAAGCTCCGAGGACCACGGCGGCCTCACGCTGCACCAGCTGGACGAGCCGCGGCAGGCGCTCGCCTTCCGGCAGGGCAGTCAGCTGCTCCCGCAGCCCGTTCCCGCCGGTCGCCGCCTCGCCGCCGGCGCGCTTGCGCGGGGCGGGCAGGAGGGCGCGCAGCAGGGCGGGGGCGTCGCCGCCGTTGTCCAGCTCGCGTTGCAGGGGCGTGAGTTCGAGGCGTACGGGGACCAGGTGTGGCCGGCCTGAAGCCAGGGCCGCGTCCAGGGCCGCCAGGGCCTGCGCCTCGCTCAGCGCGGCGATGCCGCGTCGGCGCATGCGGGCGAGTTCGGCCTGGCCGAGGGTGGCGGTCAGGCCCTGTCCAGCCTGCTGCCACAGACCCCAGGACAGGCTCGTCGCCGGGAGACCGCCGGCGCGCCGCTGGGCGGCCAGGGCGTCCAGGAAGGTGTTCGCCGCCGCGTAGTTGCTCTGGCCCGCACCGCCCAGGACACCGGCGGAGGAGGAGAAGAGCACGAACGCCGCCAGGTCCAGACCCTGGGTCAGCTCGTGCAGGTGAAGGGCCGCTTCGGCCTTCGGCTGCCAGACACGCGCCAGCCGCTCCGCGTCCTGCGAGACCAGCAGACCGTCGTCGAGAACCGCGGCCAGGTGGAACACGGCCGTCCAGGGCCGGTCCGTATCCGCGAGCAGGCCGGTGACCTGGGCCCGGTCCGAGACGTCGGCCGCCACGATCCGTACGGTCTCCGCGCCCGCCGACTCCAGCTCGGCCACCAGCTCGGCAGCCCCCGGAGCCTCCGGGCCGCGCCGGGACGTCAGTACGAGATGACGTACGCCGTGCACGGACACCAGATGACGGGCAACCGCCCGACCCAGCTCACCGGTACCACCCGTCACCAGGACGGATCCGTCCGCCGCGAACTCCGGCAGCTCCCCGCCGGTCTCCGCACGCACCAGACGCGCCACCCGGACCTCACCACCCCGCACCGCCAGCTCCGGCTCACCAGTGACCGACAGGGCCTGGGGCAGCAGGGCGTCGTCGGCTCCGGCGTCGGGGCCGAGGTCGATGAGGCGGATCACGCGGTCGGCGTGTTCGGCGCGGGCCGCCCGGACCAGGCCCCACAGCGGGGCGTGGGCCAGGTCGGCCACACCGTCGCCCGTGTCCACGGCCGAGCGGGTCACCCAGACGAGCTCGGCCCCGGCCAGCCGGGGTTCTGCGAGCAGACGCCGGAGCGTTCCGAGGGCGGACGCGGTCTGCTGCTGCGCTCCGGCCCCTATCCCGCGCGTCGCATCCACGACCAGTCGGACGGGCGGCTCGCCCCGCTCAGTGATCTGGGCAAGGAGTACATCCACATCAGCCACATAGTCGGCCTCCAATGGTGCGAACATCCCGGCGGATTCGCCGAGAATCCAGGTGCCTCCCTCCGGGGCCTCCTCGTGCGCGAGCGCACCGCGGGCGGCGAAGTCGACGCGGTAGAGGTGCTCGGCCCGCTCGCCGGCGCGGATCTGCTCGGCGCTCGCTTCGCGGATCGCGAGGCCGCGGGCGCGGACGACGGGCTGCCCGGACGGGTCGGCGACCCAGATGCGGGTGTTGGTGCGGGTGTCGTCCAGGTCAATGCGCACGCGGAGCTCGGTTGCACCGGCGGCGAGGAGCTCGACGCCCGTCCACTCGAACGGGAGCAGCACCTGCGGGTCGTTCGGGTCCTGGCCGCGGACGCCCATGAGGGTGTGCAGCGCGGCGTCCAGGAGGGCGGGGTGAACGCCGAAGTCGTCGGCGGCCAGGCCTTCGGGCAGGCGGATGAGTCCGTACGCCGTATCGCCCTTGCGCCACAGTTCCGTCAGGCCCCGGAACGCCGGGCCGTAGTCGAGGCCGCGCTCGCGGAAACCCTCGTAGAAGCCGGCGAGGTCGACGGACTCGGCGCCCGCGACCGGCCACTGGGCCAGCTCGGCGAACGCCTCGTTGTCGGCGGAGGCGGGGACGGGGGCGGTCTCGGCGGACTCCGCGAGCTCACCGGTCGCGTGACGGCGCCAGCCGGAGTCGGTGGCCTCGTCCGGGCGGCTGTAGACGGTGACCGGGCGGCGGCCGGCGGCGTCGGACGGGCCGACCACCACCTGGAGCCGGAGGACCGAGTCCTCCGTCAGGGTCAGCGGCTCCAGCAGGGTGAGTTCCCCGACCGACTCCGCGCCGACGTGGTGGGCGGCGGTGAGGGCCAGTTCGAGCAGGCCGGTGCCGGGGACGAGGACGGTTCCGAAGGCCGCGTGCTGCGCCAGCCAGGGGTGCTCGGCGAGGGAGATCCGGCCGGTGAAGACGTGCCCTTCGCCGTCGGCCAGCGCGGTGACCGCGCCGAGCCACGGGTGCTCGGGCACATCGAGGCCGACGGAGCGGACGTTGCCGGTGGGCTTGGCCGCCTCGAGCCAGTAGTGCTCGCGCTGGAAGGCGTAGGTGGGGAGCGGTACGAGGGCTCCGGCTGTGCCGGTTCCGAGGACGCGGTCCCAGTCCAGGTCGTGGCCCTGGATGTGGAGCAGGCCGAGGTTGCGCAGGAGCTGGGCGGGCTCGCCGTGCTGGCGGGCGAGGGAGCCGACGACGATGCCGCCGCGCTCCGCGCTGCCGTCGGTCAGCGGCATGGACAGGACGGGGTGGGCGGAGATCTCGACGAACACGCCGTGGCCGTCGTCGAGGAGCCGGTCGAGCGCGCGGTCGAAGCGGACCGGCTCGCGCAGGTTGCGGCACCAGTACGTGCCGTCGAGCTCGGTGCCGTCGGCGATCTGGCCGGTCACCGTCGAGTACAGGGCGATGTCCGTCGGGGACGGAACCAGACCCTCGAAGCCGGCGGCGAGACCGGGGAGAAGGGGGTCCATCTGGGCGTTGTGGGAGGCGTAGTCCACGTTGATCTTGCGGGCGTAGACGTTCTGCTCGGAGAGCTCCGCGACGATCTTGGTGATCGCGTCCGCCACCCCGGAGATGATCGTCGAACCGGTGGTGTTGACCGCGGCGACCGACAGGGCGTCGCCGTAGGGGGCGAGGAATCCTTCGACTTCGGCCAGCGGGCGCTCGATCAGGGCCATACCGCCCTGACCGGCGCAGGCCAGCACCGCCTGCGAGCGCTGAGCGACGATCTGCGAGCCCTGCTCCAGAGTCAGAGCACCGCTCACCACAGCGGCGACCACCTCGCCCTGCGAGTGACCCACGACCGCAGACGGTTCCACGCCCAGCGAGCGCCAGACGGCGGACAGGCCCACCCCCATGGCGAACAGGGCCGGCTGGACCACGTCCACCCGGTCGAACGGCGGGTGATCGCCCTCCTCCCCCGCCAGGACCTCGCGCACCGACCAACCCGTGAACGGCCGCAGCGCGGCATCACACGCCTCGATCGTCTCCGCGAAGACCGGGTTCTGGGCCAGGAGTTCCCGGCCCATACCGATCCACTGCGAGCCCTGGCCCGGGTAGACGAACACGACCTTGCCGCGCTCGCTCGCGCTCCCGGTCACCACCGCGTCATGCGGCGTACCCTCGGCCAGCGCACGCAGCGCCTCCACCAGGCCCCCGGTGTCAGCCGCGACCACACTGGCCCGCGACTCGAAGTGCGAACGGTGCCGGGCCGCCGTCACCGCCACGTCGGCCAGCGGAACCTCAGTGCTGCGCGCGGACAGCCAGTCCGCCCAGCGGCCCGCCTGCTCCCGCAGCGCGGCCTCGTCACGCCCCGACACGACCACCGGAAGCGGTGCGTCCGCAGCGGCCGCGACGCCCGGCGCGGGCGTCGCCGCGGGCGGCTCCTCCACGATCACGTGGGCGTTCGTACCGCTCAGGCCGAACGACGAGACACCCGCGCGGCGGGTGCGCCGCGCGCCACGCTCCCACGGGCGCGCCTCGTTCAGCAGCTCCAGTCCGCTGCCGTCCCAGGCGATGTGCGGGCTCGGCTCGTCGACGTAGAGGGTCTTGGGCAGGGTCTCGTGCTGGAGGGCGAGGATCATCTTCATCACGCCGACCACGCCCGCGGCGGCCTGCGCGTGCCCGATGTTCGACTTGGAGGAGCCCAGGTAGACGGGCCGGTCCGCCGCCCGGTCGGGGCCGAAGACCTCGGCCAGCGCGCCCGCCTCGATCGGGTCGCCCAGCGAGGTGCCCGTGCCGTGCGCCTCGATCGCGTCGATGTCGGCGGGGGTCAGCCGAGCCGCTTCCAGGGCTTCCTGGACCACCCGCTGCTGCGAGGGACCGTTGGGGGCGGTGAGCCCCTGGCTGCGGCCGTCCTGGTTGACCGCCGAACCGCGGATGACGGCCAGGACGTCGCCCCCGTCGCGTTCGGCGGCCGACAGCCGCTTGAGGACGAGGATGCCGACGCCCTCGGCCCAGCCGGCGCCGTCGGCCTGCGCCGAGAAGGACTTGCAGCGGCCGTCGGGAGCCATGCCCTTGAGGCGGGAGAACTCCACGAAGAGAGCGGGACTGTTCATGACGGTGACACCGCCGACCAGGGCGAGTTCGCACTCGCCCTGGCGCAGGGCGCCCGCCGCCAGGTGCAGGGCCACCAGCGAGGAGGAGCAGGCGGTGTCGACCGTGACGGCCGGGCCCTGGAGGCCCAGGGCGTACGAGACGCGGCCGGAGACGACGCTGGAGGCGTAGCCCGTGCTGGTGTAGCCGTCGAGGGCGTCCAGGTCGTGGCCCATGTGCCCGTAGTCGGAGGTCATGGCGCCGAGGTACACGCCGGTGCGGCTCTCGCTGAGCGAGTCGGGGCGGATGCCGGCCCGCTCCAGGGCCTCCCACGAGGTTTCCAGGACCAGCCGCTGCTGCGGGTCCATCGAGACGGCCTCGCGCCGCGAGATGCCGAAGAACGAGGCGTCGAAGCGCTCGATGTCCTGGATGAAGCCGCCTTCGCGGGCGTAGCTCTTGCCGACGGCTTCCGGGTCGGGGTCGTAGACGCCCAGGCTGTCCCAGCGGGACGGCAGGCCGCCGACGGCGTCACCGCCGGAGGCGAGCAGCTCCCAGAAGCCCTCGGGGGTGTCGATGCCGCCGGGGAGGCGGCAGGCCATGGACACGACCGCGATCGGGTCGTCGGCCGCGGCGGCGGGTGCGGCGTGCCGGTGCGTGTTCGGCTTTGCCTTGGGCTGGGCGGCGGAAAGGTCCAGCTTGTCGAGGAGCAGGCCGGCGATGGCGGTGGGGGTCGGGTAGTCGAAGGCGAGGGTGGAGGGCAGCGTGACGCCGGTCTCGGACGACAGGCGGCGGCGCAGCTCCACGGCCATCAGGGAGTCGATGCCGAGCTCCTTGAGGACCTGCTGCGCACCGATCCCCTCGGCGGCCGCGACACCGAGGACCACGGCGGCCTCGCGCTGCACCAGCCGGATCAGCGACGTGAGCCGCTCGGCCTCGGGCTGCGCCGCCAGCTGGTCGCGCAGGCCGGTCGGCGTGCCGGCGGACTGCCCGGCGCGCTGGCGCCGGGCGCGCAGCAGGCCCCGGAACAGGGCCGGAACCGCCCCGCCCCCGTCCAGCTCGCGCTGGAGCGAGGTGAGTTCGAGGCGTACGGGGACCAGGTGCGGCCGGCCGGAAGCCAGGGCCGCGTCCAGGGCCGCCAGGGCCTGCGCCTCGCTCAGCGCGGCGACGCCTTGGCGACGGAGCCGGGCGAGTTCGGCCTGGCCGAGGGTGGCGGTCAGGCCCTGTCCGGCCTGCTGCCACAGACCCCACGACAGGCTCGTCGCGGGAAGGCCGTCGGCACGGCGCTGAGCCGCGAGGGCGTCCAGGAAGGTGTTCGCCGCCGCGTAGTTGCTCTGGCCCGCGCCGCCGAGAACGCCGGCGGCGGAGGAGAAGAGCACGAACGCGGCCAGGTCCAGACCCTGGGTCAGCTCGTGCAGGTGAAGGGCCGCTTCGGCCTTCGGCTGCCAGACACGCGCCAGCCGCTCCGCGTCCTGCGAGACCAGCAGGCCGTCGTCGAGAACCGCGGCCAGGTGGAACACGGCCGTCCAGGGCCGGTCCGTATCCGCGAGCAGACCGGTGACCTGGGCCCGGTCCGAGACGTCGGCCGCCACGATGCGCACGGACTCGGCGCCGGCCGACTCCAGCTCGGCCACCAGCTCGGCAGCCCCCGGAGCCTCCGCGCCGCGCCGGGACGTCAGTACGAGATGACGTACACCGTGCACGGACACCAGATGACGGGCAACCGCCCGACCCAACTCACCGGTACCACCCGTCACCAGGACGGATCCGTCCGCCGCGAACTCCGGCAGCTCCCCGCCGGTCTCCGCACGCACCAGACGCGCCACCCGAACCTCACCACCCCGCACCGCCAGCTCCGGCTCACCGGCGACGGACAGGGCGCGCGCCACGTCCGCCGCCACGGCGGACGGCTCGGCGTCGATGTCGACGAGGCGGATCACGCGGTCGGCGTGCTCACCGCGGGCCGTGCGCAGCAGTCCCCACAGGCCCGCACGGACGAGGTCGGGTACGGGGCCGTCGGCGTGCACCGCGCCCCGGGTCAGCCAGATCAGCTCGGTCTGCTCCAGGCGGGGTTCGGCGAGCAGGCGTTGCAGCAGCTCCAGGCCGGCGGTGGCCTCTGCGAGGGCCGTCGCGCCGATCAGGCTGGTGGCATCGACGAGGAGGCGGGACGGGGCGTCCGCGTCGGTGCCGAGGGCGGTGACGGCGGCGAGCAGCGCGTCCGCGTCCGGGTGGGCGGCGTCGAAGCCGAGCGTGTCCTCGCCCAGGACCCAGGTCGGGCCGTCCGGCGCGGCCTCCTCCAGTACGGGCGGGGCCTGGAAGGCGACCTGGTAGAGGTGGTCGACGGTCTCGGTGGCCTTGAGCTGCTCGGCGCCCGCGGCGCGCAGCCGGAGGCCGTCGGCGTGGGCGACGGGCCGGCCGGACGGGTCGGTGGCGGTGACGCGCACGCTGTTCTGCCGCGGGTCGAGTTCGACGCGTACGCGCAGCTCGGTGGCTCCGGCGGCGAGGAGCTCCACGCCCGTCCACTCGAAGGGGAGCAGGACCTGCGAGGCGTCGGTCCCGCTGTTCGTGTCCTGGACGCCGACCAGGGCGTGCAGGGCCGCGTCGAGCAGTGCGGGGTGGATGCCGAACTCGTCGGCCTTCAGGC is a window of Streptomyces subrutilus DNA encoding:
- a CDS encoding type I polyketide synthase, producing MVVGSLARQHGEPAQLLRNLGLLHVQGHHLNWDRVLGTGTAGTLVPLPTYAFQRERYWLESDERAGDVRSLGLTASAHPWLGAVTALADGEGYLFTGRLSSAQYPWLREHAAFGTPLVPGTGLLELVLTAAHHVGAPGVSELVLTEPLLLGTDGAIRLQVAVGAPDGTGRRPVAVYSLPENAADDAPWRRHAAGSLSPAPTADGDTFAELAQWPVPGTQPVDLEGFYDRLRARGLDYGPAFQGLTELHRAGDTAYARVQLPEGLKADEFGIHPALLDAALHALVGVQDTNSGTDASQVLLPFEWTGVELLAAGATELRVRVELDPRQNSVRVTATDPSGRPVAHADGLRLRAAGAEQLKATETVDHLYQVAFQAPPVLEEAAPDGPTWVLGEDTLGFDAAHPDADALLAAVTALGTDADAPSRLLVDATSLIGATALAEATAGLELLQRLLAEPRLEQTELIWLTRGAVHADGPVPDLVRAGLWGLLRTARGEHADRVIRLVDIDAEPSAVAADVARALSVAGEPELAVRGGEVRVARLVRAETGGELPEFAADGSVLVTGGTGELGRAVARHLVSVHGVRHLVLTSRRGAEAPGAAELVAELESAGAESVRIVAADVSDRAQVTGLLADTDRPWTAVFHLAAVLDDGLLVSQDAERLARVWQPKAEAALHLHELTQGLDLAAFVLFSSAAGVLGGAGQSNYAAANTFLDALAAQRRADGLPATSLSWGLWQQAGQGLTATLGQAELARLRRQGVAALSEAQALAALDAALASGRPHLVPVRLELTSLQRELDGGGAVPALFRGLLRARRQRAGQSAGTPTGLRDQLAAQPEAERLTSLIRLVQREAAVVLGVAAAEGIGAQQVLKELGIDSLMAVELRRRLSSETGVTLPSTLAFDYPTPTAIAGLLLDKLDLSAAQPKAKPNTHRHAAPAAAADDPIAVVSMACRLPGGIDTPEGFWELLASGGDAVGGLPSRWDSLGVYDPDPEAVGKSYAREGGFIQDIERFDASFFGISRREAVSMDPQQRLVLETSWEALERAGIRPDSLSESRTGVYLGAMTSDYGHMGHDLDALDGYTSTGYASSVVSGRVSYALGLQGPAVTVDTACSSSLVALHLAAGALRQGECELALVGGVTVMNSPALFVEFSRLKGMAPDGRCKSFSAQADGAGWAEGVGILVLKRLSAAERDGGDVLAVIRGSAVNQDGRSQGLTAPNGPSQQRVVQEALEAARLTPADIDAIEAHGTGTSLGDPIEAGALAEVFGPDRAADRPVYLGSSKSNIGHAQAAAGVVGVMKMILALQHETLPKTLYVDEPSPHIAWDGSGLELLNEARPWERGARRTRRAGVSSFGLSGTNAHVIVEEPPAATPAPGVAAAADAPLPVVVSGRDEAALREQAGRWADWLSARSTEVPLADVAVTAARHRSHFESRASVVAADTGGLVEALRALAEGTPHDAVVTGSASERGKVVFVYPGQGSQWIGMGRELLAQNPVFAETIEACDAALRPFTGWSVREVLAGEEGDHPPFDRVDVVQPALFAMGVGLSAVWRSLGVEPSAVVGHSQGEVVAAVVSGALTLEQGSQIVAQRSQAVLACAGQGGMALIERPLAEVEGFLAPYGDALSVAAVNTTGSTIISGVADAITKIVAELSEQNVYARKINVDYASHNAQMDPLLPGLAAGFEGLVPSPTDIALYSTVTGQIADGTELDGTYWCRNLREPVRFDRALDRLLDDGHGVFVEISAHPVLSMPLTDGSAERGGIVVGSLARQHGEPAQLLRNLGLLHIQGHDLDWDRVLGTGTAGALVPLPTYAFQREHYWLEAAKPTGNVRSVGLDVPEHPWLGAVTALADGEGHVFTGRISLAEHPWLAQHAAFGTVLVPGTGLLELALTAAHHVGAESVGELTLLEPLTLTEDSVLRLQVVVGPSDAAGRRPVTVYSRPDEATDSGWRRHATGELAESAETAPVPASADNEAFAELAQWPVAGAESVDLAGFYEGFRERGLDYGPAFRGLTELWRKGDTAYGLIRLPEGLAADDFGVHPALLDAALHTLMGVRGQDPNDPQVLLPFEWTGVELLAAGATELRVRIDLDDTRTNTRIWVADPSGQPVVRARGLAIREASAEQIRAGERAEHLYRVDFAARGALAHEEAPEGGTWILGESAGMFAPLEADYVADVDVLLAQITERGEPPVRLVVDATRGIGAGAQQQTASALGTLRRLLAEPRLAGAELVWVTRSAVDTGDGVADLAHAPLWGLVRAARAEHADRVIRLIDLGPDAGADDALLPQALSVTGEPELAVRGGEVRVARLVRAETGGELPEFAADGSVLVTGGTGELGRAVARHLVSVHGVRHLVLTSRRGPEAPGAAELVAELESAGAETVRIVAADVSDRAQVTGLLADTDRPWTAVFHLAAVLDDGLLVSQDAERLARVWQPKAEAALHLHELTQGLDLAAFVLFSSSAGVLGGAGQSNYAAANTFLDALAAQRRAGGLPATSLSWGLWQQAGQGLTATLGQAELARMRRRGIAALSEAQALAALDAALASGRPHLVPVRLELTPLQRELDNGGDAPALLRALLPAPRKRAGGEAATGGNGLREQLTALPEGERLPRLVQLVQREAAVVLGASDGAGVGAQQVLKELGMDSLMAVELRRRLSAETGIPLPSTLAFDYPTPTAVAGLLLDKLALGTGGAARAGQRVTKNQIDNLVELLRSATPKQIEEPGLAAGLLALRDGLAKASAAAGTPDAAAAAETDAELGGDSTDDLLQFLDRKLGVSE